One window from the genome of Fusobacterium sp. encodes:
- the pgsA gene encoding CDP-diacylglycerol--glycerol-3-phosphate 3-phosphatidyltransferase, which translates to MNLPNKLTFIRLVLAVPFIYFLQESNAEGFVYRMIAFALFVVASLTDFFDGYLARKYNLVTDFGKLMDPLADKILVISALVLFVELRYIPAWMSIIVIAREFLISGIRMLAAAKGEVIPAGKLGKYKTTSQMIVILIMIVVGNQWYNFYLMLIPIILTLWSGWEYTSKAKHYFMNSK; encoded by the coding sequence ATGAACTTACCTAATAAGTTAACTTTTATAAGATTAGTATTGGCTGTGCCTTTCATATATTTTCTTCAGGAATCAAACGCTGAAGGTTTTGTATATAGAATGATAGCTTTTGCGTTGTTTGTAGTAGCTTCATTGACAGATTTTTTTGATGGGTATTTAGCTAGAAAGTATAATTTAGTAACTGACTTTGGTAAACTTATGGATCCATTGGCAGATAAGATACTAGTCATCTCCGCTCTGGTGCTTTTTGTTGAACTGAGATACATTCCAGCTTGGATGTCAATAATAGTAATAGCAAGAGAATTTCTTATAAGTGGAATAAGAATGCTTGCTGCTGCTAAAGGTGAGGTTATTCCAGCAGGAAAACTTGGAAAATATAAGACAACAAGTCAGATGATAGTTATTCTAATAATGATTGTAGTAGGAAATCAATGGTATAATTTTTATCTTATGCTTATACCAATAATTTTGACTTTATGGTCTGGATGGGAATATACATCAAAAGCTAAACATTATTTTATGAATTCAAAATAA